A single genomic interval of Rhododendron vialii isolate Sample 1 chromosome 3a, ASM3025357v1 harbors:
- the LOC131321185 gene encoding uncharacterized protein LOC131321185 encodes MEAALELGAKRVEVIGDSNLVVSQARGDWKVKKDMLKLYHSVLEALIPQFDFVIFTHTPRVSNRFADALATMASMVEIPLGFTMQPLMIEQKVKPTCECTFTEEGEDDGKPWYEDVKKFL; translated from the coding sequence ATGGAGGCAGCCCTGGAACTAGGGGCAAAAAGGGTAGAAGTCATTGGAGATTCGAACCTAGTGGTGTCCCAAGCAAGAGGAGACTGGAAGGTTAAAAAAGACATGCTAAAATTGTACCACTCTGTGCTAGAAGCTCTAATTCCACAATTCGACTTTGTTATCTTCACACACACTCCACGAGTGAGCAATAGGTTTGCAGATGCACTAGCAACAATGGCCTCTATGGTCGAGATACCCCTGGGGTTTACAATGCAGCCGCTAATGATCGAGCAAAAGGTCAAGCCAACATGTGAGTGCACTTTCACTGAGGAAGGTGAGGATGATGGAAAACCATGGTATGAGGA